A single window of Watersipora subatra chromosome 11, tzWatSuba1.1, whole genome shotgun sequence DNA harbors:
- the LOC137407771 gene encoding solute carrier organic anion transporter family member 4C1-like — translation MELTVASTIRSKEVTELVNTSCGYTTKCRPKWLQRFANAKASLVVITLFALIQGFAANGINGSNAVMYERRYQLTSRESSLIFVTFDITVGVVVIFIGYYGSIGHQPRILAVSSLVMCLGLFMMCLAQFTSPMYQPTGATSHANVSSLCHLENPLSSDCSSGDGSNSYLRRYISLLIIGQILNGCTGAALYTLSLTFIELTSTAAQSALYLGIFSSGSVLGPAIGFLSSGAFLDIYVDFPSSPPNGLSPDDPAWVGAWWLGFIIAMVLLVIVGLLLFLFPPEFSDTAEIKKAKISEAHDHGVYEHIKNSGFGQTWSRLPKTTLYLLKNPCYVLISIANSTDLAIVLGFATFFPKLFVVLFNLTPSYSAILTGAVAVPAAVIGQCASGAIIKNWDFSLKSILKYSLIVSAVSTCMVPVYLARCPDVEFAGINTHYNNKNELITPELTASCNDACECTTTLYDPVCADDVQYFSPCHAGCSQESYENRDGVKVFHNCTCPLIRDAGSGEVKSGRCDVKCKLLYSVLIPFGFLQFVTAFSLSTSMTVASLRVVSAELRTYSMAVQMVFLRFLGSVPGPLLFGAMFDASCLVWKGGCGSNGLCWVYDTKELTLRVTLLTLSLKFISLVCTAIALRLYKPTISQDEASMNSDETSSSSKSIK, via the exons ATGGAATTGACTGTGGCAAGTACTATACGCAGCAAAGAAGTGACAGAATTAGTCAATACATCCTGTGGTTACACAACAAAATGTCGACCAAAATGGCTGCAGAGATTTGCCAATGCAAAAGCATCATTGGTTGTTATCACACTTTTTGCTCTAATTCAAG GGTTTGCTGCCAATGGAATAAATGGAAGCAATGCAGTGATGTACGAGAGAAGATATCAACTCACAAGCAGAGAAAGTAGCCTCATATTTGTAACTTTTGACATAACAGTAGGCGTTGTG GTGATTTTTATTGGATATTATGGATCAATTGGACACCAACCTAGAATTTTAGCTGTCAGCTCTCTGGTTATGTGTCTAGGGCTTTTCATGATGTGTCTGGCACAGTTCACTTCACCAATGTACCAACCTACTGGTGCAACAAGTCATGCAAATGTTTCTAGTCTCTGTCATCTAGAAA atccaCTCTCCTCGGACTGCAGCTCAGGGGATGGTAGCAACTCCTATCTAAGAAGGTACATTTCTCTGCTTATTATTGGACAGATTCTAAATGGCTGTACAGGGGCAGCACTATACACCCTCTCTTTGACCTTTATAGAGTTGACCTCAACAGCAGCTCAGTCAGCACTTTATCTTG GAATATTCAGCAGTGGATCTGTCCTGGGTCCAGCTATTGGATTCTTAAGTTCTGGAGCTTTTCTAGATATCTATGTTGACTTTCCATCCAGTCCTCCAAA TGGTTTGAGTCCTGATGATCCAGCCTGGGTAGGAGCTTGGTGGCTTGGTTTTATCATCGCTATGGTACTATTAGTAATTGTGGGTTTACTACTCTTCCTGTTCCCTCCAGAGTTCTCAG ATACTGCAGAGATAAAGAAAGCAAAAATATCTGAAGCTCATGACCATGGAGTATATGAACATATTAAGAATTCGGGGTTTGGACAGACATGGAGCCGTCTCCCTAAGACTACTTTATATCTCTTAAAGAACCCATGCTATGTCTTAATCTCTATAGCCAACTCAACTGACCTAGCCATTGTACTGGGGTTTGCGACTTTCTTTCCAAAGCTCTTTGTAGTTCTGTTTAACCTCACGCCAAGTTATTCTGCCATCTTGACAG GTGCTGTGGCAGTACCGGCAGCTGTGATTGGTCAATGCGCTAGTGGAGCCATAATCAAAAATTGGGACTTTAGTTtgaaatcaattttaaaatattcccTGATAGTATCAGCTGTTTCAACGTGCATGGTTCCCGTCTACTTGGCAAGGTGCCCAGATGTAGAATTTGCTGGGATAAATACTCATTATAACAA taaaaatgaGCTGATAACTCCTGAATTGACAGCTTCATGCAATGATGCATGCGAATGCACCACAACTCTGTATGATCCAGTTTGTGCCGATGATGTGCAATATTTCTCTCCTTGCCATGCTGGCTGTAGCCAAGAAAGCTATGAAAATAGAGACGGAGTAAAG GTGTTTCACAACTGCACCTGCCCTTTAATACGAGATGCTGGCAGTGGTGAGGTCAAAAGTGGCAGATGCGATGTCAAGTGTAAATTGCTATACAGCGTTCTTATACCTTTTGGATTCCTTCAGTTTGTCACAGCATTTTCACTGTCAACTTCAATGACAGTTGCATCTCTCAG GGTTGTATCAGCAGAGCTGCGTACCTACAGCATGGCTGTGCAGATGGTCTTTCTAAGGTTTCTAG GTAGTGTACCTGGTCCACTGCTGTTTGGAGCCATGTTTGATGCTAGTTGTCTCGTATGGAAAGGTGGCTGTGGTTCCAATGGTTTGTGTTGGGTGTATGACACCAAGGAACTGACACTACGAGTTACATTGTTAACTCTTTCGCTCAAGTTTATCTCCCTTGTATGCACTGCTATAGCTCTCAGACTATATAAACCAACTATTTCTCAAGATGAGGCTAGCATGAACAGTGATGAGACTTCTTCTAGTTCCAAGTCTATCAAATGA